GCTTTCGTTGGGAGTCAGAGCCCTGGATGGATTACTGACCTGTGGTGAGGGTCAGCGACTCGGTATATTTGCTGCGGCTGGCGGCGGAAAAAGTACGCTGTTGGCCCAAATAATTAGAAATACCGAGGCCGAGATAAATGTGCTCGCGCTCATAGGAGAACGTGGTCGTGAAGTCCGAGAATTCATTGAAAAAGATCTGGGAGAAGAGGGAATGAAGCGTTCAATATTGGTGATTGCCACATCGGATCGTTCTGCAATGGAAAGACTTAAAGCTGCCTATGTGGCCACTGCCATTGCCGAATATTTTCGCGACAAAAACAAAAAGGTCTTGTTGATGATGGATTCAGCAACGCGTTTTGCCAGAGCCCAACGTGAAATAGGTCTTGCTGCCGGTGAGCCACCAACCCGAAGAGGGTTTCCTCCATCGGTTTTCGCCACGTTACCAAAGCTAATGGAAAGGGCTGGCCAATCTGCAAAAGGCTCCATAACTGCGCTATATACCGTTTTGGTTGAAGGAGATGACATGACTGAGCCCGTGGCTGATGAAACCAGATCAATTTTGGATGGCCACATAATTCTTTCGCGCAAGCTAGGTTCGGCAAATCATTATCCGGCCATAGATGTTTTGGCGAGCATAAGTCGTTGTATGTCAGCGATCGTACCCGATGATCACAAGGCTGCCGCTGGAAAATTGCGAAACATTTTGGCCAAATACAACGAAGTGGAGTTATTGGTTAGAATTGGTGAATATAAGCGCGGGTCCGATGCCGTCACCGATGAGGCCATCGATCGAATCGAGGCGGTAAATTCATTTTTAAAACAGGGCCAGAAGGAAATAAACACCTTCGATGAAACGGTGGCAAAATTAAAACAGGTGGTTGGTATGTAAGTCAAGTTGCTGTATGGCAAAGAAATATGAGCTGGATGATTTGTTAAGGGTTAGAGAGATTCGCAAGGATCGGGCAGAAAAGAATCTTACCCAGGCTCAGAAGCTGCTAAAGGAAGCCGAGCAGGCATTGGCCAAAGCCAAGCAGGAGCTAGAGGATTATAAATTATTCGTAATCAGTGAAACTAATAGGTTATATAATCAAATTTTAAAAAAAAGTATAAAGAAAAATTCCGTTGATGCACTGCATGCGGCGGTTAAGGAACTTCAAAATAAGATTTTTGAATATGAAAAACGAGTAGAAGATGCGATT
This window of the Puniceicoccales bacterium genome carries:
- the sctN gene encoding type III secretion system ATPase SctN, which gives rise to MDIKMDTENLEYKTDGQSTDEILGDIETGKSRSIASIIDQSIEESTTFKFKGKVLQVVGTIMKAAVPSVKIGELCILKNPWEDSELYAEVVGFDKQAAILTPLGELNGISSSTEVIPTGDVHMVPVGDDLMGRTVDGLGHASVDKIRGKFEPEAYYPVYCDPPSPMSRAPIAKPLSLGVRALDGLLTCGEGQRLGIFAAAGGGKSTLLAQIIRNTEAEINVLALIGERGREVREFIEKDLGEEGMKRSILVIATSDRSAMERLKAAYVATAIAEYFRDKNKKVLLMMDSATRFARAQREIGLAAGEPPTRRGFPPSVFATLPKLMERAGQSAKGSITALYTVLVEGDDMTEPVADETRSILDGHIILSRKLGSANHYPAIDVLASISRCMSAIVPDDHKAAAGKLRNILAKYNEVELLVRIGEYKRGSDAVTDEAIDRIEAVNSFLKQGQKEINTFDETVAKLKQVVGM
- a CDS encoding type III secretion protein translates to MAKKYELDDLLRVREIRKDRAEKNLTQAQKLLKEAEQALAKAKQELEDYKLFVISETNRLYNQILKKSIKKNSVDALHAAVKELQNKIFEYEKRVEDAIVMCQKAKENLEKRREELAQAKRNIDKIESLKDKWREEVKKEEELQSDLEMEDFRVKNLE